A genomic window from Thunnus thynnus chromosome 12, fThuThy2.1, whole genome shotgun sequence includes:
- the mapre2 gene encoding microtubule-associated protein RP/EB family member 2 isoform X2 produces the protein MAVNVYSTSITQETMSRHDITAWVNDILCLNYTKVEQLSSGAAYCQFMDLLFPGCISLKKVKFQAKLEHEYIHNFKLLQASFKRMNVDKIIPVEKLVKGRFQDNLDFIQWFKKFFDANYDGKEYDPVAARQGQDAIPPPDPGEQIFNLPKKSHHAASSPTAGASRSSSTTPKSSTPTSRPSSAKKIPATPTPAKGEKELEAQVTHLTEQVNTLKLALEGVEKERDYYFSKLREVELLCQEQGEENAPFVDRLMEVLYASEEQERVEDLAEGDGQEVDQDAHDEAPDDQQEEQDEY, from the exons ATGGCGGTCAACGTATATTCTACCTCAATAACCCAGGAGACTATGAGCAGGCATGACATCACTGCCTGGGTTAACGATATTCTCTGCCTAAACTACACTAAAGTGGAGCAGCTCTCCTCAG GAGCAGCCTATTGCCAGTTCATGGATCTGCTCTTCCCAGGCTGCATCAGTCTTAAGAAGGTCAAGTTTCAAGCTAAATTGGAGCACGAGTACATTCACAATTTCAAGCTGTTACAGGCGTCCTTCAAAAGGATGAATGTGGATAAG ATTATTCCTGTGGAGAAACTGGTGAAAGGCAGATTTCAGGACAATCTCGATTTCATCCAGTGGTTCAAGAAGTTCTTCGATGCCAATTACGACGGCAAAGAGTACGACCCAGTTGCAGCCAGGCAGGGTCAGGACGCCATTCCCCCGCCTGACCCCGGCGAGCAGATCTTCAACCTGCCAAAGAAGTCCCACCATGCAGCCAGTTCCCCAACTGCAG gAGCATCAAGGTCAAGCTCTACTACCCCCAAGTCCTCGACACCGACATCCAGACCCTCGTCAGCCAAAAAGATCCCTGCAACACCAACTCCTGCCAAAGGGGAGAAAGAACTGGAAGCACAGGTCACACATCTTACCGAGCAG GTGAACACATTAAAGTTGGCACTGGAAGGAGTGGAGAAGGAGCGGGACTACTACTTCAGCAAGCTGCGAGAGGTGGAGCTGCTGTGCCAGGAGCAGGGCGAAGAGAATGCCCCTTTTGTCGATCGGCTAATGGAGGTCCTTTACGCTTCAGAAGAACAG gaaagaGTGGAGGATCTGGCTGAGGGAGACGGACAGGAAGTGGACCAGGATGCCCACGATGAGGCACCAGATGAtcagcaggaggagcaggatgAATACTGA
- the mapre2 gene encoding microtubule-associated protein RP/EB family member 2 isoform X1 yields MPGPTQALSPNGENNNDIVPDNGTNIIPYRKNTVRGERAYSWGMAVNVYSTSITQETMSRHDITAWVNDILCLNYTKVEQLSSGAAYCQFMDLLFPGCISLKKVKFQAKLEHEYIHNFKLLQASFKRMNVDKIIPVEKLVKGRFQDNLDFIQWFKKFFDANYDGKEYDPVAARQGQDAIPPPDPGEQIFNLPKKSHHAASSPTAGASRSSSTTPKSSTPTSRPSSAKKIPATPTPAKGEKELEAQVTHLTEQVNTLKLALEGVEKERDYYFSKLREVELLCQEQGEENAPFVDRLMEVLYASEEQERVEDLAEGDGQEVDQDAHDEAPDDQQEEQDEY; encoded by the exons ATGCCCGGTCCCACCCAAGCCCTTTCCCCAAATGGAGAGAATAACAACGACATCGTCCCGGACAACGGAACCAACATCATTCCTTACAGGAAAAATACAGTGCGGGGAGAGCGCGCCTACAG TTGGGGGATGGCGGTCAACGTATATTCTACCTCAATAACCCAGGAGACTATGAGCAGGCATGACATCACTGCCTGGGTTAACGATATTCTCTGCCTAAACTACACTAAAGTGGAGCAGCTCTCCTCAG GAGCAGCCTATTGCCAGTTCATGGATCTGCTCTTCCCAGGCTGCATCAGTCTTAAGAAGGTCAAGTTTCAAGCTAAATTGGAGCACGAGTACATTCACAATTTCAAGCTGTTACAGGCGTCCTTCAAAAGGATGAATGTGGATAAG ATTATTCCTGTGGAGAAACTGGTGAAAGGCAGATTTCAGGACAATCTCGATTTCATCCAGTGGTTCAAGAAGTTCTTCGATGCCAATTACGACGGCAAAGAGTACGACCCAGTTGCAGCCAGGCAGGGTCAGGACGCCATTCCCCCGCCTGACCCCGGCGAGCAGATCTTCAACCTGCCAAAGAAGTCCCACCATGCAGCCAGTTCCCCAACTGCAG gAGCATCAAGGTCAAGCTCTACTACCCCCAAGTCCTCGACACCGACATCCAGACCCTCGTCAGCCAAAAAGATCCCTGCAACACCAACTCCTGCCAAAGGGGAGAAAGAACTGGAAGCACAGGTCACACATCTTACCGAGCAG GTGAACACATTAAAGTTGGCACTGGAAGGAGTGGAGAAGGAGCGGGACTACTACTTCAGCAAGCTGCGAGAGGTGGAGCTGCTGTGCCAGGAGCAGGGCGAAGAGAATGCCCCTTTTGTCGATCGGCTAATGGAGGTCCTTTACGCTTCAGAAGAACAG gaaagaGTGGAGGATCTGGCTGAGGGAGACGGACAGGAAGTGGACCAGGATGCCCACGATGAGGCACCAGATGAtcagcaggaggagcaggatgAATACTGA